A portion of the Nitrospira sp. genome contains these proteins:
- a CDS encoding response regulator: MTMRPFDILIAEDNEDDILLIREAFETVNMANRVAVVRDGEEALAYLRGEGPFSQCPFPGLVLLDINMPKKTGLEVLIEIKSDPRFRPLPVVMLTVSEREEDIVRSFEQGACSYIRKPVTFSRFLSVVKEFELYWTLVSRVPTLKR; encoded by the coding sequence ATGACCATGCGGCCCTTTGATATTCTCATCGCAGAAGACAACGAAGACGACATCTTGTTGATCAGGGAAGCCTTCGAGACCGTGAACATGGCCAATCGAGTGGCCGTCGTGCGGGACGGCGAAGAAGCGCTGGCCTATTTGCGGGGTGAAGGTCCTTTCAGCCAATGCCCGTTCCCCGGCCTGGTGCTCCTCGATATCAACATGCCGAAGAAAACCGGACTCGAGGTGCTGATTGAAATTAAGTCCGACCCCCGATTTCGTCCGCTCCCGGTCGTCATGCTGACCGTCAGTGAGCGCGAGGAGGATATCGTGCGGTCGTTTGAACAGGGCGCCTGCTCGTACATTCGAAAGCCTGTCACCTTCAGCAGGTTCCTGTCGGTCGTGAAAGAGTTCGAACTCTATTGGACGCTGGTCTCGCGAGTCCCGACGCTGAAGAGGTGA